The Maridesulfovibrio sp. genomic sequence TGCGCGGTGGACGCTGCGAGGCCTGCCGCGGTGACGGGCAGATCAGGGTGGAGATGCATTTCCTGCCCGATGTGTACGTGACTTGTGATGTCTGCAAGGGCAAACGTTACAACAGCCAGACTCTGGAAGTTGACTACAAGGGCAAGAATATCGCGGAAGTGCTGGATTTGACCGTGCGTCAGGCCAAGGCTTTCTTTGAGAACCATCCGACACTGAAGCGCAGGCTTGAGGTGCTGGAGCAGGTCGGTCTTGAGTACGTGCAGCTGGGCCAGCCGGCCACGACACTTTCCGGGGGAGAAGCGCAGCGGATCAAGATTTCCCGTGAACTTGGCAAGCGCAGCCTGCCCGGAACTTTATATATTCTTGATGAACCGACCACCGGACTGCACATGCACGAGGTGGGCAAGCTGATTAAAGTTCTGCAGCAATTGGTGGATAAGGGGGCCACGGTCATAGTCATTGAACATAACACAGACGTTATCCGTGCTTCTGATTATGTCTTTGATTTAGGGCCCGGAGGCGGGGAGTCCGGCGGAGAGATTGTGGCTCAGGGAACGCCTGAGGAAATTATCGCCAATCCTGATTCGGTGACCGGCAGTTTTTTGGTTTAAAAGTGAAAGGCCGGAAGTTGTATGACTTCCGGCCTTTTTTATTCGGTTATTTCAACGTATTCAATGTCCAGATGTTCAAGAAAATATCTGAGTCCGGCTGTGTGCTCCGGAACTTCAGACATATCCTCGTCCATTGCTTTGTCTTCAATAAGGGTTCCCAGTCTGGTTAGTTCATCCAGTCCGTATGATGAACCGGTTCCTTTCAGGCGGTGTCCCAGCAGCCGAATGGTTTCGAAATTTTTCTGGTCAACAGCTTCTTCAAGCTCAGCAAGTTCTTTTTGCCTTATTTCCAGATAGCGCGGCATTATGGCTTCAAGGTCTTCATCAACTTGAATTACAATACGATCTTTCATGTCAATATTCTCCGGGCTGAGAAGTTTCAGTTCTAACAGACGTCAGGGGCTTGGGGCTAATTTTACTTCTTCTTGGAATCTTTTTCCACTGCTTTTAATTCATTTTGCTTATCTTGCTTGAATTCAGTTTCCAGAAAATTTTTGGTCTCCGGCAACTGCAGGAAGAAATCGTTGTAAGAGCCTACCTTTGCTGCCATGTCGGTGAAAACGCAATCAAGGACATGGCCCCCGGCAGTGCGGTCCTTGGTGATGAAATGCCAGTGGAATCCGGGGACACCTACCCCCTTGAAATAAGACGGTGTTTTTATGCCGACCAGTGATCCTTCAATATCCTTGAATCTGAAGATGCTCTGTTTTTTTACCGCTTTCACCAGCGGCACGTAGGGCTTGGTCTGGGCCGGGATGCTGCGGGTCCGCATTTGGCTGAACTTCCCGTCGATGCGGATTACGTAAAAAATATTTTCGGAACCGATAGCGGACGAAATCTTGTTGTTGAGTTCAGCAAGCGATTTTGCGGAATCAACCTTGATGATTTTATCTGTTTTGAAAAAAGCCGCCGTAGCAAAAGGAGTGCGTTCGGTATCTTCTATTTTAACCGCTTTTCCTTTCGAGCTTATTTTGTAAACCTCGCCATCAATGAAGACCATTTCGCCGTCAAGACGGTTGAAGGTCCCGAGTCCGGTATTGCCGTATTTTTTAAGATTGCCGATCGTCAGTTCGCCGTTATAGTTTCCAGCCAGAAGCGAGTCGATGATCGAGTACTGGTAAATGGTTCCTTCCGCCGCAGAAAATCCGGGCATACAGATAATTGCCAGAGCAATAAAAAGTAGGACAGAGTAAAGCTTGCTAGTTATTTTCATGATATTTAAAACATCTTTTTTTCAAGCCGTTTGATCCAGACATCTCCCGTGTAGGTGCAGAAAAGCAGCTTGCGGCCCACATTGCCACCCACATCCATGCTGCGTGGTTTTAAATCCTGTTCTTTCAGATGCTTAAGGGCCGCGTCAACATTCCTGTTGCCGATACCCAGTGCACATGAAGGTCGCACCTGCGAATATGTCAGTCCGGTCGCTCCTCCGAAGAGTTTGACTTCCAGTTCATTCTTTTTGACCCCCAGACGGTTCATACTCTTTAGCAAATGGGTCACTGCTGTGTCCACATATCTGCATATCTGCACGGAAGGTTCGTTAACATTTTTAATTTCCGAACGCGAAGGCAGGAAAGCATGGCAGATTGCGCCTTGTCTTGTACGGGGTGAAAACATGGAAATTGCTACACAGGATCCCAGTACTGTTGATACTATGGTAGGTTTTACGCCGATATATGCATCTCCGGTATGAAGAAAGACCCGGCTTATATCAGAATTGCTCAGTGACATTGTGTTAATTTTATCCGTGGATTGTGACCGTTGATACGTCTTGTGACAATATATTACTATTGTGTTGCTGCCCAGTATTATTGTACAGTTTTTGTTTTGGCGGGTATAAAAAATAACACGGCTGGGCGCCTGTGAAAAGAATCAGTTGTTGCGGATCATCCGGAATACTTCTTCAAATTCTTCCAGGGGAGCGGCTCCGGTAACAGTTACTCCGTTGACCAGGAAAACCGGCGAAGCTGTAAAACCGAATTTGCGTGCTTCTTTGATGTCTGCATCAATGCGTGCTTTTATCTGTCCGGAATTAAGGGTTTTCCTGAGTTGTGTCATATCCGCACCACATTTTTCTGCCAGTTCATCTAGTTTTTTTGTCCCGTTTTTCTTTACGGCAATTCTGTTACTCAGAATGAGGCTGTTCAGTCTTTTGGCTTTGGCATGATCCTGCATGGCAAGTGCTTCGTAATAGCGGGCGGCAGGCAGGGACATTTTATGCAGACCGAGCGGACTGTGTCGGAAACGATAACTTATTTCAGGATATTTTTTCAGAAGTTTTTGAATTGTCTTATCTGCTTTGGAGCAGCTGGCGCTCTGAAAATCTGCAAAAACAACGATTCTGATATCCCCTTCGGGATTTCCCCAGACCGGACGGTCCGGGTGCAGCGCTGGAATTTTAGGATTTTTGAGTTGTTTGAGTCTGCCTTCCCTGATGCGGGATTTGTTCTTTTTTTCCAACCCGACCTGTAAAAGGTCATAAAGCTGTTCCTCATGCCCTTCCAGTGCTTCGAAAATAAGTTGCGGATTCTTTTTAAGAACGGCCCGAAGTTCTTCTTTGGAAATAGAATTTGCGGCTCCGGCTTTTACCGGGACGCAACTCAGCGCTAGGAGAGCGGTAAGTAGCAGGACGGGCAGAATTCGTAGCATGTGCTGCTCAGGATATTTTTTCCGCAGCGGCAAGGGCGGAATTGTAGATATTGAACATTGTTCCGAATCCAGAGATTTCAAAAACTTCGCTGATCATTCCGGTTATGTTGGCGAAAGCAATGGTGCCGTCAGTGGCTTTGAGTTTTTTGGCACAGAATAGTATGGCTCGCAGTCCTGCACTGGAAATATATTCCAGATCTCCGAGGTCAAAAACAATTTTTGTTTCTCCGTCTTCAATGCGTCTGCACATTTCGCCTTCGAGTTCAGAGGAAGTTAGGGCGTCGAGACGGCCTTTAATGCCCATAATCAGTACGTTGCCGACTTTTTTGCTGCTGATTTCCATTGCGAGTCCTTAAAAAATGGTGTGCTTTCGCTGTATAATAATAAAATAGTAAGAGACAAACTTCATCCATTTGAGGCGGTTTGTAAAGGGTAGATAAAAAACGGCGATAGATCTTTACTGGAAATTGATCCATGCCGGGACCAGTCGTCCGGCTTCGGAAAGTTCTTTTTCCAATTGCTCAATATCCGGCTCCACCTTTTTTACAAGGCGCCAGTATTTTGCCGAATGATTAAGGTGTACTGTATGGCATAGCTCGTGGATAAGTACGTAGCGGGCCAGATGGTAAGGCAGGAACATCAATTTCATATTCAGGTTGATATTACCTTTGGCGGAGCAGCTCCCCCAGCGTTTCCGCTGAGCGCGGATGAAAACCTTGCTGAAGGGCAGGTTCAGTTTTTCTGAAATTCTTTTCAGTTCCGGCACAAGGAATTGCCGCGCTTCGCTACGTACAAAATTGGTCAGCACTTTAAGTTCTTCATCCGGGGACCAGCCCGCTCCGCTCAACAGCAGTCTGTCCACATTGCGACGCATGCGCAGGCCCGGTTTCGGGTTTCTGACTCTCCTTACGGTGAAGACTTTCCCACTTGCTGCAAAACATATTTCATCAGGCAGGACCAGTTCCGGCGGGTTCAGGGAAAGTCCTTTGCCCTCCAGTCTACGGATGTTGTGGTTAATCCATTCGCGCCGCTTTTCCAGAAAGTAGGGAACATCCCTGCGGTTAACTCCCTTGGGCAGCACGACTTCAATTCCCTTGTCGGGGATAAGTTTGATAATAACGTTTTTTGCCCTCGGGCTGACCCGTACTGTATAGGGTGGAGGAAAGTCAGCCATTTGATGCCTGCTAAATTTTGACTTGTTTTATGAACGATGGAAGATTACTTTTTCCATCCCTGCCGTTGCAACGGTTTATCATAATCTCACCATTTTAAGGATTTCACGTGTCTACAAAAAGCTTCACTTCCCGTAAGATGTATATATTTTTGCTGGTTCTTACCATTGCCACCACCATCGGTTTTCAAGGATGGCGGACCCTGCTCAACAACTTTGCGGTGGAGGTTGCCGGACTGGACGGTGGACAGTTCGGGATGATCGGTTCCATCCGTGAAATTCCGGGTTTCCTTGCCCTGCTTGTAATCTACGTGCTCATGTTCATCAAGGAGCACCGTCTGGCTGCACTTTCCGTAATCGTAATGGGTTTTGGGATCTGCTTGACCGGATACCTGCCTTCCTTTGCAGGGCTGGCTTTTTCTACTCTTATCATGTCTTTTGGATTTCATTATTACGAAACCCTCAATCAGTCCCTGACCCTGCAATATTTCGGCTATACAGAGGCCCCGCTGGTTATGGGCCGTCTACGCAGTCTCGGGGCGGCAACAAATATCTGCGTGGGCGTGGTGGTTATCTCCATCTCCGGCTTAGTGGATTATCAGGGTATTTTTCTCGGAGCGGGGTTGATTGCAATTCTTGCCGGGTTTTATTGCCTGACCCGTGACCCCTCTTCCCCGGATCTGCCACCGCAGCATAAAAAGATGATTTTCCGCTCCAAGTACTGGCTCTTCTATGCTTTGACTTTTATTGCCGGGGCTCGCAGACAGATTTTTGTGGCTTTTGCTGTTTTCCTGCTGGTCAAAAAGTTCGGATTTTCATTGCAGCACATCGCAATTTTGTTCGTGGTCAATAATATTATCAATTACTTTGTAAATCCGATGATTGCCAGATGTGTAAACAAATTCGGTGAACGTAAGGTTCTGACAGTGGAGTACGCCAGCCTGTTTTTTATTTTTACAGCCTATGCATTTACCGAAAGTCCTTTTGTAGCGGCGCTGCTCTACATTCTGGATAATATTTTTTACAACTTTACGATGTCTATCAAGACCTTCTTTCAGAAGATTGCGGACAAGCCGGACATTGCACCCAGTATGGCGGTAAGTTTCACTATCAACCATGTTGCTGCTGTTTTTGTGCCCGCGCTTGGCGGGATTGCCTGGATGCAGGATTACCGTATCGTCTTTCTCGGTGCAGCGGCGATGTCGCTTGTTTCACTTGTGCTCAGCCAGTTTGTGGACCGTGAGTTACGTTTGAAGAGTCAGGTCTGATAGCGACGGCTCTTTTTCCGTTGCAGGAGAACTGGTCCGCCTGAGTGCCGGTTTTTCCTCGAACGGTGTCATTGATGAGAATTGGTTTTACGGTGCCGGGATTAGCGGTACTTCAGCTCTTGAAGAGAAGACAATAAAAAAGGCCGCAATATATTAAAATATATTGCGGCCTTTTTGTCTAAATGAATGATTCGCGAAGCGGCGAAGCCTAATAAAAGGTTTTGGGATTTTTAAACCCTTTTGCAAAAGGTTTTAAAGCTCCCGGCAGGGCCGCCTGAGGCATCTTATTTAAAAGGTGCGATAGCTTTTTTGAAACCTTCGCGGGATCTTTCGATTACTTCGGTTCCTACGCAGAAGGCGAGGCGGAAGTAGCCGGGGAAGCCGAATCCTGTTCCGGGTACGGCGAGTATTTTTTCTTCCTGCAGTGCGGCGCAGAATTTTACGTCATCACCGCCGGGTGCTTCGGGGAAGAAGTAAAAAGCGCCCTTGGGCATGGTGTAGGAATATCCGGCATCTTTTAGAACTGAATCCATGGCATTGCGGCGTTCAAGGTAGATGTTTTTATCAACCTGAGAGCCGAGGGCTTTTTCAAGCAGCTTCTGGCCTACTGCCGGTGCGTTTACAAAGCCGAGGATGCGGTTGGTGAGCACCAGACCGGCCATGAGTTTTTCTTTGCCCGGCATGTCGGGATTGAGCAGGCCGTAGCCTACACGTTCTCCGGCAAGGGAAAGGTTTTTGGAAAAGGAACTTACCACCACGCTGTAGGGGTAGAGCGGCAGTACGGAGGGTACTTCCACGTCATCGAAAGCGAGGAAACGGTATGGTTCGTCCGCAACGAGAAAGATAGGACGTTCACGGCCTTCGTTTGCTTTTTTAAGCACTGCGGCCAGACCTTCAAGTTCTGCTTTGGTGTAAATAGCCCCGGTGGGGTTGTTGGGGGAGTTGATGAGCAGCACTCGTGTTTTTTCGTTGATGGCGGCTTCAATGGCATCGAGGTCCAGCTCAAATGTCAGCGGCTTGGAGGGCACAGTAACCAGTTCGCCGCCGGAGTTCTGGGCATAGAAGCCGTATTCAACGAAATATGGGGCGGGGCAGAGAATCTGGTCGCCCGGTTCGAGGATGGCCCGGTACAGGGCGTTGATGGCACCGGCAGCACCGCAGGTGATGATCAGATCGGAACCGGATACCTCTACACCCTGTTCTTCAGAGACAGTCTTCGCCAGCTTCTCACGTACACTGGGGTAGCCGAAGTTGGGCATGTAGCCGAAAGCAAAGGGCTTGTCTGCAGTTTCGGCCAGCTCTTTGAGTCCTTCACCTACTGCCGCAGGTGCAGGGACATCCGGGTTTCCCAGTGAAAAATCACAGACTGCGTCTTCACCGTATTTTTTCTTAAGTTCTATGCCTGTTTCGAACATTTTGCGAATCCAGGATGAACATTCGATGTAACCTTCCACTTGGGTTGAAAGAAGTTTCATTTAAAATCTCCACTTTTATTATCTGCGGTTTTTATTGGAATTCCCGCTGCTGCCCTTATTCTGATAGTGTCCGCCTTTCGGCTTGCCACTGTAGTTCTTTGTGCGGGGGCGGGATCTTCTCTGGGGTCTGGGCTTTGGTGCCGGAGGCTGTTCTGGACGGGCATGCAGGGATTTCTGGTATAAACCGTCCAGAAGCATGCCCACAAGGATGCACTGTTCATCATCGTCGGCCAGTTGCCGGACCAGATTTTTATAGCGTCCGATACGTTCTTTTTCAAGAATGGTTTTTGATCGGAACTGTCCTTCAAGGATAGTGGTCAGCCTTTCGTTGATGGTTTCCAGAACCTGCTTGTCATCCGGAAGTTCGCGGACTTCAAAATTGATATTGTAGGCTGTGGCAATGCGTTGCAGCTCGATTTTCTGGATGACGTCCACAAGGGATATTGCCACTCCTGAAGAACCTGCGCGACCTGTTCTGCCTGCGCGGTGGATGTAGGATTCCTTGTCTTCCGGAGGCTCGTACATGATTACGTGGGAGAGATCCGGCACATCAATGCCGCGAGCGGCGATATCGGTGGCCACGAGGAAGCGCACTTCCCCGGTTCGCAATTGGGCCAATACCCGTTCACGTTTTGATTGCGAGAGGTCCGAGGTCAGATCTGCGGCATTGAAGCCGAAGTTGTTGAGCACGGCGCTGACGAATTCAACATTCGCTTTGGTATTACAGAAAATGATGGCCGAGGTGGGGTTTTCCATTTCAAGGATGCGCATGAGCTGGCGTTCCTTGCCCATGGAAGGCACCTCGTAATAGGCATGATCTATCTCGGTTACATGGACCTGCTTGCTGCTCAGGCTGAGCATCTGCGGTTTGTACATAAATTCTTTGGAGAGCCGGATGACGTGTTCCGGGAAAGTCGCTGAAAACATGTATGTGGAGATGGGCCTGCGCGGCAGGTAGGATTTCACTTCGCGCATATCCGGGTAGAACCCGATGGAAAGCATGCGGTCCGCTTCATCGAAAATAAGGGTTTCGAGATCTTCAAGGTCAAAGGTGCGCCGCAGCAGGTGGTCGAGGATCCTGCCCGGTGTTCCCACAACCATGTGAGCGCCTTTTTCCAGTTCTTCGCGCTGATGTCCGTAGCCGACCCCGCCGTAAACAGAGAGAACCCGCAGGCCGGAGCCTGCAAAAATCTTTTCGGCTTCACGTTCCACCTGCCGGGCCAGTTCGCGGGTAGGCACAAGGATCAGGGCCTGAGTGTAATTAATGTTGGGGTCAAGTTTCTCCAGCAGGGGCAGGACGAAAGCGCCTGTCTTTCCACTGCCTGTTTTAGCCTGTACCATGAGGTCGCGGTGGGAGAGCTGATAAGGGAGAGATTTGGATTGGACCGGGGTTAGTTTTTCCCAGCCCGTCTGGTCAAGGGCGTTCAGTATGGATGGGGGGAGTTCTTCTTTGGTGATTTCCGGAAGAGCCTCTTCTGGCTCCACTACTTTATCCGGTTCATCATGAACGCTTTCGTTTTGCATTTTCTGAGTGTCTTGGTCGTCTTTTGAATTGGTCATAAATGTTTTTCCTGTATAAACTTGAAATATCCGCTAAACACTACGCTATAAGCATTGGATTTTGCAAAGGGTATTTTGTTATGTAATTGATGTTATCGATAATTTAAATAAAAAGCTGCTCATGTAATTTACTTTAACTATTTGATCTCAATGTAAAATTGCAGGTAATCCTGAAATGTTTAAATCTGTGTCCGGGTGTTGAAATGATAGAAAAAATGATGTCCAGAAAGGTGTATTTTGTCCTCAGATGTATTCTGGCTGCCGTGTTTTTATACGCAGGAGCCGGGAAAATCATGGATGTACAAGGTTTTGCCACGGTCATCAGCGGTTATGGCCTGCTGCCCGGACAATTGAATTATGTTGCTGCGGTTGTGCTGCCTCTTGCGGAGATAGTTATCGCTCTCGGATTGCTTTTGGATGTAAAAGGAGCCCTCTCATCATATTCAGTATTGTTGCTAGTGTTCATGGCAGTGCTGGCTCATGGCATCAATATGGGGCTGGATGTTGATTGCGGTTGTTTTGCTGCCGGGGATCCGGAAGGGGAAGCTTACCATTCTCTGCGTGAAGCACTTCTGCGCGATGCGTTCCTGTTGTTGGGGTGCGGATATCTTTACCTGCTGCGCCTGGTGAAAGGGTTTCGTGCCCGGCCTGTGCAGGCTTTTGTTACTAGTCAGGAATTTTAAATTTGGAGGATGATGGAATGAAGATGGTTAAGAATATTTCTGTAATCGCTGCATTGTGCGCGCTGATGTTTGCCATGACCGGCTGCCTCGGTTCAGACAAATTCGCACAGGAAGTGGAAAAGGAAAAGGGTGCGGTCAAGCTGGTTAAGGAAGTACAGCGTGGCGGTTACGACATTATCACTACTCCCGAGCTGAAGGCTCTCCTGGATAAGAAAGAGGACATGATCATCATCGATACCATGCCCTATGAAGCCAGCTACAAAAAAGAGCATGTCCCCGGCGCCAAGCAGTTCCTGTTCCCCATTCCCGACATGGTTGAGTGGGATGTAAAGGAAACTGACGGAAAGACCAAAGAGCAGTTCATCGAATTGCTCGGACCGGATAAGGATAAGCTCATTGTGGTTTACTGCGGTTTCGTAAAATGCACCCGCAGCCACAACGGTGCCGCATGGGCCAAGAAGCTCGGCTACACCAACGTTAAGAGATACCCCGGCGGCATCTTTGCATGGAAAGGTGCTAAATATCCCGTCGGTTCCGTAAAATAAGCAATAAGAACCGGATTCCGGTTCTCTCTCCCGGCCCCGGTGCGCTGTGCTCCGGGGCTTTTTTTTTACCGTTCTATCCCCACTAGAATCCCATCAGCTTCACTGCCTTTTAAAAAAGCCTTGCCGATAGCCCTGCATGCGCTTTCCATCTTTTCTTCGGAAAAGCGGCGGCATGTTTCCAGCAATTCTCTGATGCCTTCCCCTTCCCTTTCGAATGCCCCCAGCAACCCCCGGCTGGAGATGAAAATCCGGTCCCCTTTGTGAATTTTATAAGTTGAGCAGGGTAGTAGGCCGAGGCCTAGGCTTCCTAGATTTCCGCTCTGCCTTTCAATCAGGGTGTGGCTTTTGTCTGCCCGCATCAGGATCATCGGCAATGCCCCGGCATTGACAGCGGTCAGCTTCTCCGCATCACGGTTGAAATGGACATAGCTTGCTGAAAAATCGTTTTCGCCATTGCAATCCTCCAACTGCAACCCGACGTTTCGCAGGGTTTCAGAGGGATTGAAGAGAGGACCGCTGTTTGCTGCCAGTATGGTCCGAACCTTGTTGCGTATTTTTTCAGTACTGCCCGGGGGGGTGTTCAGGAGCAGGTGGTTTTCGTTACTGTCATCCATGACGATAGCTTCATGCATGGCCGAAGCACACGGTGCAGCTGAGGAATAGAAAACAGCCCTTGCTCCGGTTGCGGGAAAAGGTGTTTCGTTTATCCGGGATGCTTCAGCTTTTTTTGCAGGTAGTTTCAGTTGCTTATCGCAGTTGTTGAGTTTGAGATGCAGCCTGATACGGTTGATGACATCTTTGTAGATGAAAGGTTTAACTATAAAGTCTACGGCCCCGGCGTCATATCCCCTTGAGGTGTTGCTGTCGTCGTCCAGCGCACTCAAAAATATTATAGGAATTTCAGATGTTTCTGGGGATAACCGTAGTACTGTTGCACATTCGAAGCCCGTTTCATCCGGCATCATTATGTCCAGCAGTATGAGGTCCGGTTTTTTTTGCTCGGCCAGTTTTCTTCCGCTGCGGCCATTTGTTGCTGTAAGGATATTGTAGCCCTGCTGGAGCAATACAATTTCAAGGAATTCCAAGTTGAAAGGCTCATCATCTACAATGAGTATGGTCGGAATATTATTTGGATAGATGGGCATTTTCTGACTCCTCTGCGTGAGTGCGTAAGGGTTATGTGCCTGTCAAAAAAGGTTCAAGCCTGTAAAAAATTTTGGGTCTGTTGAAAAAGGTGTATTTTATTCGTATTTTGTCGTTGCTAAGAAAGTTGCTGTTGCGTTAGATTGTGCCTTATTTTGATCATACAACTTTTATCAGCAGGAGTTGATAACATGCTTATTGGTATCCCTAAAGAGGTTAAGACCATGGAGAACAGAGTCTCCATGACTCCCGGAGGTGTGGAAACACTTGTGCGCCGCGGTCATGCCGTTGTGGTGGAAAAAGGCGCGGGATTGGGTTCCGGTCTTTCCGATGATGAATACATTGCCGCAGGTGCCAGAATAGGTTCTGTGGATGATGCATGGGCTGCGGACATGGTTATCAAGGTTAAAGAACCTATTGCTTCGGAATACAAATACCTGCGTGAAAACCTCCTGCTGTTTACCTATCTGCACCTTGCTGCGGACGAAGCCCTGACCAAAGTCCTGCTTGAGTCCGGTACTGCCGGGGTTGCTTATGAAACAGTCCAGCTGCCCGACGGTTCCCTGCCCCTGCTTACTCCCATGAGTGAGGTGGCAGGCCGCATGGCTGCGCAGGAAGGAGCCCTGCATCTTGAAAAGCCCAAAGGCGGGCGCGGCATCCTTGTGGGCGGTGTGCCCGGTGTTGCCCCTGCAAAAGTTATGGTGCTCGGTGGCGGCGTGGTCGGCACCAATGCGGCTAAAATAGCCGCAGGCATGGGGGCGAATGTTACCATTTTTGATGTTAACCATGCCCGTCTGCAATATCTTGACGATATTTTTAATGGCCGGGTAAACACCATGACTTCCACCGAGCCCAATATCCGTGCCGCTGTAGCTGAAGCTGATCTGGTCATTGGTGCTGTGCTCATTCCCGGTGCCA encodes the following:
- a CDS encoding thioredoxin domain-containing protein yields the protein MLRILPVLLLTALLALSCVPVKAGAANSISKEELRAVLKKNPQLIFEALEGHEEQLYDLLQVGLEKKNKSRIREGRLKQLKNPKIPALHPDRPVWGNPEGDIRIVVFADFQSASCSKADKTIQKLLKKYPEISYRFRHSPLGLHKMSLPAARYYEALAMQDHAKAKRLNSLILSNRIAVKKNGTKKLDELAEKCGADMTQLRKTLNSGQIKARIDADIKEARKFGFTASPVFLVNGVTVTGAAPLEEFEEVFRMIRNN
- a CDS encoding MFS transporter, producing MSTKSFTSRKMYIFLLVLTIATTIGFQGWRTLLNNFAVEVAGLDGGQFGMIGSIREIPGFLALLVIYVLMFIKEHRLAALSVIVMGFGICLTGYLPSFAGLAFSTLIMSFGFHYYETLNQSLTLQYFGYTEAPLVMGRLRSLGAATNICVGVVVISISGLVDYQGIFLGAGLIAILAGFYCLTRDPSSPDLPPQHKKMIFRSKYWLFYALTFIAGARRQIFVAFAVFLLVKKFGFSLQHIAILFVVNNIINYFVNPMIARCVNKFGERKVLTVEYASLFFIFTAYAFTESPFVAALLYILDNIFYNFTMSIKTFFQKIADKPDIAPSMAVSFTINHVAAVFVPALGGIAWMQDYRIVFLGAAAMSLVSLVLSQFVDRELRLKSQV
- the budA gene encoding acetolactate decarboxylase, giving the protein MKITSKLYSVLLFIALAIICMPGFSAAEGTIYQYSIIDSLLAGNYNGELTIGNLKKYGNTGLGTFNRLDGEMVFIDGEVYKISSKGKAVKIEDTERTPFATAAFFKTDKIIKVDSAKSLAELNNKISSAIGSENIFYVIRIDGKFSQMRTRSIPAQTKPYVPLVKAVKKQSIFRFKDIEGSLVGIKTPSYFKGVGVPGFHWHFITKDRTAGGHVLDCVFTDMAAKVGSYNDFFLQLPETKNFLETEFKQDKQNELKAVEKDSKKK
- a CDS encoding rhodanese-like domain-containing protein; amino-acid sequence: MKMVKNISVIAALCALMFAMTGCLGSDKFAQEVEKEKGAVKLVKEVQRGGYDIITTPELKALLDKKEDMIIIDTMPYEASYKKEHVPGAKQFLFPIPDMVEWDVKETDGKTKEQFIELLGPDKDKLIVVYCGFVKCTRSHNGAAWAKKLGYTNVKRYPGGIFAWKGAKYPVGSVK
- a CDS encoding Hpt domain-containing protein, whose translation is MKDRIVIQVDEDLEAIMPRYLEIRQKELAELEEAVDQKNFETIRLLGHRLKGTGSSYGLDELTRLGTLIEDKAMDEDMSEVPEHTAGLRYFLEHLDIEYVEITE
- a CDS encoding chemotaxis protein CheD codes for the protein MSLSNSDISRVFLHTGDAYIGVKPTIVSTVLGSCVAISMFSPRTRQGAICHAFLPSRSEIKNVNEPSVQICRYVDTAVTHLLKSMNRLGVKKNELEVKLFGGATGLTYSQVRPSCALGIGNRNVDAALKHLKEQDLKPRSMDVGGNVGRKLLFCTYTGDVWIKRLEKKMF
- a CDS encoding SprT family zinc-dependent metalloprotease — its product is MADFPPPYTVRVSPRAKNVIIKLIPDKGIEVVLPKGVNRRDVPYFLEKRREWINHNIRRLEGKGLSLNPPELVLPDEICFAASGKVFTVRRVRNPKPGLRMRRNVDRLLLSGAGWSPDEELKVLTNFVRSEARQFLVPELKRISEKLNLPFSKVFIRAQRKRWGSCSAKGNINLNMKLMFLPYHLARYVLIHELCHTVHLNHSAKYWRLVKKVEPDIEQLEKELSEAGRLVPAWINFQ
- a CDS encoding STAS domain-containing protein — protein: MEISSKKVGNVLIMGIKGRLDALTSSELEGEMCRRIEDGETKIVFDLGDLEYISSAGLRAILFCAKKLKATDGTIAFANITGMISEVFEISGFGTMFNIYNSALAAAEKIS
- a CDS encoding MauE/DoxX family redox-associated membrane protein, coding for MIEKMMSRKVYFVLRCILAAVFLYAGAGKIMDVQGFATVISGYGLLPGQLNYVAAVVLPLAEIVIALGLLLDVKGALSSYSVLLLVFMAVLAHGINMGLDVDCGCFAAGDPEGEAYHSLREALLRDAFLLLGCGYLYLLRLVKGFRARPVQAFVTSQEF
- a CDS encoding response regulator, with product MPIYPNNIPTILIVDDEPFNLEFLEIVLLQQGYNILTATNGRSGRKLAEQKKPDLILLDIMMPDETGFECATVLRLSPETSEIPIIFLSALDDDSNTSRGYDAGAVDFIVKPFIYKDVINRIRLHLKLNNCDKQLKLPAKKAEASRINETPFPATGARAVFYSSAAPCASAMHEAIVMDDSNENHLLLNTPPGSTEKIRNKVRTILAANSGPLFNPSETLRNVGLQLEDCNGENDFSASYVHFNRDAEKLTAVNAGALPMILMRADKSHTLIERQSGNLGSLGLGLLPCSTYKIHKGDRIFISSRGLLGAFEREGEGIRELLETCRRFSEEKMESACRAIGKAFLKGSEADGILVGIER
- a CDS encoding pyridoxal phosphate-dependent aminotransferase, coding for MKLLSTQVEGYIECSSWIRKMFETGIELKKKYGEDAVCDFSLGNPDVPAPAAVGEGLKELAETADKPFAFGYMPNFGYPSVREKLAKTVSEEQGVEVSGSDLIITCGAAGAINALYRAILEPGDQILCPAPYFVEYGFYAQNSGGELVTVPSKPLTFELDLDAIEAAINEKTRVLLINSPNNPTGAIYTKAELEGLAAVLKKANEGRERPIFLVADEPYRFLAFDDVEVPSVLPLYPYSVVVSSFSKNLSLAGERVGYGLLNPDMPGKEKLMAGLVLTNRILGFVNAPAVGQKLLEKALGSQVDKNIYLERRNAMDSVLKDAGYSYTMPKGAFYFFPEAPGGDDVKFCAALQEEKILAVPGTGFGFPGYFRLAFCVGTEVIERSREGFKKAIAPFK
- a CDS encoding DEAD/DEAH box helicase; its protein translation is MTNSKDDQDTQKMQNESVHDEPDKVVEPEEALPEITKEELPPSILNALDQTGWEKLTPVQSKSLPYQLSHRDLMVQAKTGSGKTGAFVLPLLEKLDPNINYTQALILVPTRELARQVEREAEKIFAGSGLRVLSVYGGVGYGHQREELEKGAHMVVGTPGRILDHLLRRTFDLEDLETLIFDEADRMLSIGFYPDMREVKSYLPRRPISTYMFSATFPEHVIRLSKEFMYKPQMLSLSSKQVHVTEIDHAYYEVPSMGKERQLMRILEMENPTSAIIFCNTKANVEFVSAVLNNFGFNAADLTSDLSQSKRERVLAQLRTGEVRFLVATDIAARGIDVPDLSHVIMYEPPEDKESYIHRAGRTGRAGSSGVAISLVDVIQKIELQRIATAYNINFEVRELPDDKQVLETINERLTTILEGQFRSKTILEKERIGRYKNLVRQLADDDEQCILVGMLLDGLYQKSLHARPEQPPAPKPRPQRRSRPRTKNYSGKPKGGHYQNKGSSGNSNKNRR